From a single Solenopsis invicta isolate M01_SB chromosome 4, UNIL_Sinv_3.0, whole genome shotgun sequence genomic region:
- the LOC105194932 gene encoding uncharacterized protein LOC105194932 isoform X2, protein MISTKMIFYYVILLCLSWPQTRCTEDADLKGEEIYDQFATASETVVHAAKESNKDSKELQKQFSSIPSSTVHYENSNGFVPMIQSASPSVSYYSSQTRNHEQQNSEESNVTDAVSAQDSSDARAKKLEEDLAYSSEARIFLSLPRSLTNRRSFDLQDGKLNEFELLKVNNDTPAVANYQDFYENVRSTVSTQTDSESRKSSSRRPKSERGKRLEGHTHNYGWQSQQNNDQDIYAQFYSHNGAQDTKKTVYGQEKVAGNYQQQNTANYNELSAAKQNAAAIPSSSRTNYEANELAHSGTHSDTGESPRTRHRFMKPVVVAEPSNHKVDVKFSSQQRNSESDNDDKTLKNLKSSSSEISSHYDAYNTNSRQRSYHRTEDSREFSDEDSDYIDYVDQSRSRLQKNRKRPDTIRKLPKEHRGTLNESAEEGKYAYSSSRLKTQRPKVKANPWLNDPNVNHHDESIEDIRYDSSRSSSTKTKTVKHKPTNTNTWNQISPNLEISHSNGIELDQLEKPKYVVNFVPVGNFDHATALGGSQGFDMSNAMLQNLATVAPLGAFSTATPLLSTPQSLLAQNLAISKNLVSTPVPDVIVGQNTFHNPMQTVLLSHPNGQNKFADTLRATYVPSTMTPIFAFTPGLQGLSVHGVQNNVTPRTTFAVVPQPTIQSYPSFIQTPLQATQIQSLPTGPTLLSSHSVTEGRANPSAETHGKKNVYSTSGGNFLATASLAVGQNEQKQAANVNTYYVHGQNAQVIPNQQLAKGGKQSPIVFQTADSSTSHSNNLNTLGATSGNAHLPNVGAKNVEIVNPNIKLNPLTNTYQTMYPATVVTTPIPIFSTIASATPQTAVNLQNYVNSLTQSGGKIKQVDLKPSQNQEQPMFNPINFVPNIDIIKNQNVLNSKLRTNEPLQSGLNLVPAMPGGNFFKPFTAQNELMMKPKLASDLQKYAEEMFKESLKTMYNSQKWNNDRRPGHIPNNLEANDLTKLRIELQKLRNSLTESKYRDILEGHQSEDNIHTTDAPRSSGKKKLEPLLATLEHLIKTRGIAGPIHMYHGAIKPGGRKPKQGDSNFAGSSNYMFHDDGHIEFLTPPRSPGRFHPKAPFHDKLIKKRPGSRYKNGPRKLVRVPVISSHKPGTLKTSSSNIEIYLDGTHRKQPRDVDFENDYDFESKHRSFHESHPSFTTSAPEVLSNILREIKNNKEYDINHPRMHNLLGLLMKNKQLPNRGAQNYYRDNDQARHFFDRDRRRPQQQFYNDALRDYVDRSDIATQSASVAKGNVYSGNGTA, encoded by the exons atgatttcaacgaaaatgattttttactaT GTGATATTGTTATGCCTCAGCTGGCCGCAAACAAGGTGCACAGAGGACGCTGACTTAAAGGGTGAAGAGATCTACGATCAATTCGCGACTGCCTCGGAGACTGTCGTGCATGCCGCAAAAGAGTCAAATAAAGACTCAAAGGAGCTACAAAAACAGTTTTCGAGCATACCATCGTCAACGGTACACTATGAAAATTCCAACGGCTTCGTGCCCATGATACAGTCCGCCTCGCCGTCCGTCTCGTATTACTCGTCACAGACCAGGAATCACGAACAACAAAACTCTGAAGAGAGCAACGTGACGGATGCCGTAAGTGCTCAAGACAGCTCTGACGCGCGAGCGAAAAAGTTAGAAGAGGACTTAGCATATTCCTCGGAAGCGAGAATCTTCTTGAGTCTGCCTAGATCACTGACGAATCGTAGATCTTTCGATTTGCAGGACGGGAAGCTGAATGAGTTCGAACTGCTGAAGGTGAACAACGACACTCCGGCGGTGGCCAATTACCAGGACTTTTATGAGAACGTGCGCAGTACGGTGAGCACCCAGACCGACAGCGAGTCCAGGAAATCTTCTTCGAGGCGTCCGAAAAGCGAGAGAGGGAAAAGGCTCGAGGGTCACACTCATAATTACGGTTGGCAGTCGCAACAGAACAACGACCAGGATATCTATGCTCAGTTTTATTCGCACAATGGCGCCCAGGATACGAAGAAAACTGTTTATGGGCAGGAGAAAGTCGCTGGTAATTATCAGCAGCAGAACACCGCGAACTACAATGAGCTAAGCGCGGCCAAGCAGAATGCAGCGGCGATCCCGTCCTCATCAAGGACGAATTACGAGGCCAACGAACTCGCGCATAGCGGAACTCATAGCGATACGGGAGAATCACCGAGGACACGCCATAGATTCATGAAGCCGGTCGTGGTCGCCGAGCCGAGCAACCACAAAGTAGACGTGAAGTTCAGCAGTCAACAGCGAAACAGCGAGTCAGATAACGATgacaaaactttgaaaaatctaAAATCCTCTAGCTCAGAGATATCGAGTCACTACGATGCTTACAACACTAATAGCCGGCAGCGTAGCTATCATCGCACGGAAGACTCCAGAGAGTTTTCGGACGAAGACTCGGATTACATCGATTACGTGGATCAGTCGAGATCGAGACTGCAGAAGAATCGGAAACGTCCCGATACCATCAGGAAACTTCCCAAAGAACATCGAGGCACATTGAACGAGAGCGCAGAGGAGGGTAAGTACGCGTACAGCTCCTCAAGACTGAAGACTCAGCGGCCCAAGGTTAAGGCGAATCCATGGCTCAACGATCCCAACGTGAACCATCATGACGAGAGTATCGAAGATATTAGATACGACTCCAGCAGAAGCAGCAGCACAAAAACGAAAACTGTTAAACATAAACCAACAAATACCAACACGTGGAATCAGATCTCTCCGAATCTCGAGATCTCCCATTCCAACGGGATCGAGCTGGATCAATTGGAGAAGCCGAAATACGTTGTTAATTTTGTACCCGTGGGGAACTTTGACCACGCGACTGCGTTAGGCGGTAGCCAGGGTTTCGACATGTCCAACGCGATGCTGCAAAATCTCGCTACCGTCGCGCCGCTCGGTGCGTTCAGCACGGCAACGCCTCTCTTGAGCACACCTCAGTCTCTCCTCGCTCAGAATTTAGCGATATCGAAGAATTTGGTTTCCACGCCAGTGCCCGATGTCATTGTCGGCCAGAACACTTTTCACAATCCCATGCAAACGGTTCTGCTCTCTCATCCGAACGGTCAAAACAAGTTTGCGGATACGTTGAGAGCGACTTACGTTCCGAGTACTATGACACCTATATTCGCTTTCACTCCCGGCTTGCAGGGCCTCAGTGTTCACGGTGTGCAGAATAACGTGACGCCACGAACGACCTTCGCCGTGGTGCCGCAACCGACCATTCAGTCGTATCCGAGCTTTATTCAGACTCCGCTGCAGGCGACTCAAATTCAG AGCCTACCCACAGGGCCCACGTTGCTGTCCAGCCATTCGGTAACGGAGGGCAGGGCCAACCCGTCCGCGGAAACGCATGGCAAGAAGAACGTGTATTCCACTTCCGGCGGAAACTTTCTCGCCACGGCGAGTCTGGCCGTCGGTCAAAATGAACAGAAGCAGGCGGCCAATGTTAACACTTATTACGTTCACGGGCAGAACGCACAGGTGATTCCAAATCAACAACTGGCGAAAGGCGGTAAACAATCTCCCATTGTGTTTCAAACCGCTGACAGCTCGACTAGTCActcgaataatttaaatacgcTTGGAGCAACATCGGGGAACGCACATCTTCCGAACGTTGGTGCGAAAAACGTGGAGATCGTAAATCCAAACATTAAATTGAATCCTCTCACGAATACTTATCAGACGATGTATCCAGCTACCGTCGTGACAACACCTATCCCAATTTTCAGCACAATCGCTTCAGCTACTCCGCAAACAGCGGTTAACTTACAGAATTACGTGAACTCCCTGACACAGTCAGGGGGCAAGATTAAGCAAGTGGATCTTAAACCATCGCAGAATCAGGAACAACCGATGTTCAATCCCATCAATTTCGTTCCTAACATTGACATTATCAAGAACCAGAACGTTCTTAACAGTAAGTTGCGGACCAACGAGCCTCTTCAGTCAGGCTTGAATCTGGTGCCCGCTATGCCCGGTGGAAATTTCTTTAAACCGTTCACAGCGCAAAACGAGTTGATGATGAAGCCGAAGCTCGCGTCGGACTTGCAGAAGTACGCCGAGGAGATGTTCAAGGAATCCTTGAAGACCATGTACAACTCGCAGAAGTGGAACAACGATAGAAGACCGGGCCACATTCCAAATAATCTAGAAGCAAACGACTTGACCAAACTGAGGATAGAGCTGCAAAAATTGAGGAATTCTTTAACAGAATCGAAGTATAGAGATATTCTCGAAGGGCATCAGAGCGAGGACAACATTCACACTACTGACGCGCCAAGATCTTCGGGTAAAAAGAAATTGGAGCCGCTACTAGCGACCTTGGAACACTTGATCAAGACTCGCGGAATCGCGGGACCGATACATATGTATCACGGCGCCATTAAACCTGGAGGTCGCAAACCCAAACAAGGAGATTCGAATTTCGCCGGGAGTTCCAACTATATGTTCCATGACGATGGCCACATAGAATTTCTCACGCCACCCAGGTCGCCGGGTCGATTCCATCCAAAAGCTCCTTTCCATGATAAGCTGATAAAGAAACGACCAGGATCGAGATACAAGAACGGTCCGAGGAAACTAGTGAGAGTGCCAGTCATTTCATCGCACAAGCCCGGTACATTAAAAACGTCCTCCAGCAACATAGAAATATATCTGGATGGTACGCACCGTAAGCAGCCTCGAGATGTAGATTTTGAAAACGACTACGACTTCGAGTCTAAGCACCGGTCATTTCATGAGTCACATCCGTCGTTCACCACATCGGCGCCGGAAGTCCTCAGCAATATCTTAAGGGAGATTAAGAATAACAAGGAGTACGACATCAATCATCCCAGGATGCACAATCTTCTCGGTTTGTTAATGAAGAACAAACAGTTGCCTAACAGAGGGGCGCAGAACTATTATCGCGACAATGATCAGGCGAGGCACTTCTTCGATAGGGACAGGCGTCGACCGCAGCAGCAGTTTTACAATGACGCCTTGAGGGATTACGTGGACAGGTCCGACATCGCAACGCAGTCTGCTTCGGTTGCCAAAGGGAATGTCTATTCGGGGAACGGCACAGcgtaa
- the LOC105194932 gene encoding uncharacterized protein LOC105194932 isoform X1, with translation MISTKMIFYYVILLCLSWPQTRCTEDADLKGEEIYDQFATASETVVHAAKESNKDSKELQKQFSSIPSSTVHYENSNGFVPMIQSASPSVSYYSSQTRNHEQQNSEESNVTDAVSAQDSSDARAKKLEEDLAYSSEARIFLSLPRSLTNRRSFDLQDGKLNEFELLKVNNDTPAVANYQDFYENVRSTVSTQTDSESRKSSSRRPKSERGKRLEGHTHNYGWQSQQNNDQDIYAQFYSHNGAQDTKKTVYGQEKVAGNYQQQNTANYNELSAAKQNAAAIPSSSRTNYEANELAHSGTHSDTGESPRTRHRFMKPVVVAEPSNHKVDVKFSSQQRNSESDNDDKTLKNLKSSSSEISSHYDAYNTNSRQRSYHRTEDSREFSDEDSDYIDYVDQSRSRLQKNRKRPDTIRKLPKEHRGTLNESAEEGKYAYSSSRLKTQRPKVKANPWLNDPNVNHHDESIEDIRYDSSRSSSTKTKTVKHKPTNTNTWNQISPNLEISHSNGIELDQLEKPKYVVNFVPVGNFDHATALGGSQGFDMSNAMLQNLATVAPLGAFSTATPLLSTPQSLLAQNLAISKNLVSTPVPDVIVGQNTFHNPMQTVLLSHPNGQNKFADTLRATYVPSTMTPIFAFTPGLQGLSVHGVQNNVTPRTTFAVVPQPTIQSYPSFIQTPLQATQIQVQSLPTGPTLLSSHSVTEGRANPSAETHGKKNVYSTSGGNFLATASLAVGQNEQKQAANVNTYYVHGQNAQVIPNQQLAKGGKQSPIVFQTADSSTSHSNNLNTLGATSGNAHLPNVGAKNVEIVNPNIKLNPLTNTYQTMYPATVVTTPIPIFSTIASATPQTAVNLQNYVNSLTQSGGKIKQVDLKPSQNQEQPMFNPINFVPNIDIIKNQNVLNSKLRTNEPLQSGLNLVPAMPGGNFFKPFTAQNELMMKPKLASDLQKYAEEMFKESLKTMYNSQKWNNDRRPGHIPNNLEANDLTKLRIELQKLRNSLTESKYRDILEGHQSEDNIHTTDAPRSSGKKKLEPLLATLEHLIKTRGIAGPIHMYHGAIKPGGRKPKQGDSNFAGSSNYMFHDDGHIEFLTPPRSPGRFHPKAPFHDKLIKKRPGSRYKNGPRKLVRVPVISSHKPGTLKTSSSNIEIYLDGTHRKQPRDVDFENDYDFESKHRSFHESHPSFTTSAPEVLSNILREIKNNKEYDINHPRMHNLLGLLMKNKQLPNRGAQNYYRDNDQARHFFDRDRRRPQQQFYNDALRDYVDRSDIATQSASVAKGNVYSGNGTA, from the exons atgatttcaacgaaaatgattttttactaT GTGATATTGTTATGCCTCAGCTGGCCGCAAACAAGGTGCACAGAGGACGCTGACTTAAAGGGTGAAGAGATCTACGATCAATTCGCGACTGCCTCGGAGACTGTCGTGCATGCCGCAAAAGAGTCAAATAAAGACTCAAAGGAGCTACAAAAACAGTTTTCGAGCATACCATCGTCAACGGTACACTATGAAAATTCCAACGGCTTCGTGCCCATGATACAGTCCGCCTCGCCGTCCGTCTCGTATTACTCGTCACAGACCAGGAATCACGAACAACAAAACTCTGAAGAGAGCAACGTGACGGATGCCGTAAGTGCTCAAGACAGCTCTGACGCGCGAGCGAAAAAGTTAGAAGAGGACTTAGCATATTCCTCGGAAGCGAGAATCTTCTTGAGTCTGCCTAGATCACTGACGAATCGTAGATCTTTCGATTTGCAGGACGGGAAGCTGAATGAGTTCGAACTGCTGAAGGTGAACAACGACACTCCGGCGGTGGCCAATTACCAGGACTTTTATGAGAACGTGCGCAGTACGGTGAGCACCCAGACCGACAGCGAGTCCAGGAAATCTTCTTCGAGGCGTCCGAAAAGCGAGAGAGGGAAAAGGCTCGAGGGTCACACTCATAATTACGGTTGGCAGTCGCAACAGAACAACGACCAGGATATCTATGCTCAGTTTTATTCGCACAATGGCGCCCAGGATACGAAGAAAACTGTTTATGGGCAGGAGAAAGTCGCTGGTAATTATCAGCAGCAGAACACCGCGAACTACAATGAGCTAAGCGCGGCCAAGCAGAATGCAGCGGCGATCCCGTCCTCATCAAGGACGAATTACGAGGCCAACGAACTCGCGCATAGCGGAACTCATAGCGATACGGGAGAATCACCGAGGACACGCCATAGATTCATGAAGCCGGTCGTGGTCGCCGAGCCGAGCAACCACAAAGTAGACGTGAAGTTCAGCAGTCAACAGCGAAACAGCGAGTCAGATAACGATgacaaaactttgaaaaatctaAAATCCTCTAGCTCAGAGATATCGAGTCACTACGATGCTTACAACACTAATAGCCGGCAGCGTAGCTATCATCGCACGGAAGACTCCAGAGAGTTTTCGGACGAAGACTCGGATTACATCGATTACGTGGATCAGTCGAGATCGAGACTGCAGAAGAATCGGAAACGTCCCGATACCATCAGGAAACTTCCCAAAGAACATCGAGGCACATTGAACGAGAGCGCAGAGGAGGGTAAGTACGCGTACAGCTCCTCAAGACTGAAGACTCAGCGGCCCAAGGTTAAGGCGAATCCATGGCTCAACGATCCCAACGTGAACCATCATGACGAGAGTATCGAAGATATTAGATACGACTCCAGCAGAAGCAGCAGCACAAAAACGAAAACTGTTAAACATAAACCAACAAATACCAACACGTGGAATCAGATCTCTCCGAATCTCGAGATCTCCCATTCCAACGGGATCGAGCTGGATCAATTGGAGAAGCCGAAATACGTTGTTAATTTTGTACCCGTGGGGAACTTTGACCACGCGACTGCGTTAGGCGGTAGCCAGGGTTTCGACATGTCCAACGCGATGCTGCAAAATCTCGCTACCGTCGCGCCGCTCGGTGCGTTCAGCACGGCAACGCCTCTCTTGAGCACACCTCAGTCTCTCCTCGCTCAGAATTTAGCGATATCGAAGAATTTGGTTTCCACGCCAGTGCCCGATGTCATTGTCGGCCAGAACACTTTTCACAATCCCATGCAAACGGTTCTGCTCTCTCATCCGAACGGTCAAAACAAGTTTGCGGATACGTTGAGAGCGACTTACGTTCCGAGTACTATGACACCTATATTCGCTTTCACTCCCGGCTTGCAGGGCCTCAGTGTTCACGGTGTGCAGAATAACGTGACGCCACGAACGACCTTCGCCGTGGTGCCGCAACCGACCATTCAGTCGTATCCGAGCTTTATTCAGACTCCGCTGCAGGCGACTCAAATTCAG GTACAGAGCCTACCCACAGGGCCCACGTTGCTGTCCAGCCATTCGGTAACGGAGGGCAGGGCCAACCCGTCCGCGGAAACGCATGGCAAGAAGAACGTGTATTCCACTTCCGGCGGAAACTTTCTCGCCACGGCGAGTCTGGCCGTCGGTCAAAATGAACAGAAGCAGGCGGCCAATGTTAACACTTATTACGTTCACGGGCAGAACGCACAGGTGATTCCAAATCAACAACTGGCGAAAGGCGGTAAACAATCTCCCATTGTGTTTCAAACCGCTGACAGCTCGACTAGTCActcgaataatttaaatacgcTTGGAGCAACATCGGGGAACGCACATCTTCCGAACGTTGGTGCGAAAAACGTGGAGATCGTAAATCCAAACATTAAATTGAATCCTCTCACGAATACTTATCAGACGATGTATCCAGCTACCGTCGTGACAACACCTATCCCAATTTTCAGCACAATCGCTTCAGCTACTCCGCAAACAGCGGTTAACTTACAGAATTACGTGAACTCCCTGACACAGTCAGGGGGCAAGATTAAGCAAGTGGATCTTAAACCATCGCAGAATCAGGAACAACCGATGTTCAATCCCATCAATTTCGTTCCTAACATTGACATTATCAAGAACCAGAACGTTCTTAACAGTAAGTTGCGGACCAACGAGCCTCTTCAGTCAGGCTTGAATCTGGTGCCCGCTATGCCCGGTGGAAATTTCTTTAAACCGTTCACAGCGCAAAACGAGTTGATGATGAAGCCGAAGCTCGCGTCGGACTTGCAGAAGTACGCCGAGGAGATGTTCAAGGAATCCTTGAAGACCATGTACAACTCGCAGAAGTGGAACAACGATAGAAGACCGGGCCACATTCCAAATAATCTAGAAGCAAACGACTTGACCAAACTGAGGATAGAGCTGCAAAAATTGAGGAATTCTTTAACAGAATCGAAGTATAGAGATATTCTCGAAGGGCATCAGAGCGAGGACAACATTCACACTACTGACGCGCCAAGATCTTCGGGTAAAAAGAAATTGGAGCCGCTACTAGCGACCTTGGAACACTTGATCAAGACTCGCGGAATCGCGGGACCGATACATATGTATCACGGCGCCATTAAACCTGGAGGTCGCAAACCCAAACAAGGAGATTCGAATTTCGCCGGGAGTTCCAACTATATGTTCCATGACGATGGCCACATAGAATTTCTCACGCCACCCAGGTCGCCGGGTCGATTCCATCCAAAAGCTCCTTTCCATGATAAGCTGATAAAGAAACGACCAGGATCGAGATACAAGAACGGTCCGAGGAAACTAGTGAGAGTGCCAGTCATTTCATCGCACAAGCCCGGTACATTAAAAACGTCCTCCAGCAACATAGAAATATATCTGGATGGTACGCACCGTAAGCAGCCTCGAGATGTAGATTTTGAAAACGACTACGACTTCGAGTCTAAGCACCGGTCATTTCATGAGTCACATCCGTCGTTCACCACATCGGCGCCGGAAGTCCTCAGCAATATCTTAAGGGAGATTAAGAATAACAAGGAGTACGACATCAATCATCCCAGGATGCACAATCTTCTCGGTTTGTTAATGAAGAACAAACAGTTGCCTAACAGAGGGGCGCAGAACTATTATCGCGACAATGATCAGGCGAGGCACTTCTTCGATAGGGACAGGCGTCGACCGCAGCAGCAGTTTTACAATGACGCCTTGAGGGATTACGTGGACAGGTCCGACATCGCAACGCAGTCTGCTTCGGTTGCCAAAGGGAATGTCTATTCGGGGAACGGCACAGcgtaa